A portion of the Sulfuricurvum kujiense DSM 16994 genome contains these proteins:
- a CDS encoding type II secretion system protein, with product MKRALTLIELILSIVIIGIVFTVIPRLVSAMNQTSKTAIEEEAMYNAMTLMGAIINLPWDENNTEHNQILNVAQGNLAYECNTSSGYRIGGFIGGRNCIQPIGIDYNASSLGPEGSDMNDIDDYTLPIDADSNCSRNAGKMLYTLTPSVTYVVDPSPSGTMVLYDLNTSNQASSNTKHVTVKVGYHIDNKHSGCISVLEYHAFNIGQIHINSRPWN from the coding sequence ATGAAACGCGCCTTAACGTTGATCGAACTGATTCTCTCTATTGTCATTATCGGTATCGTTTTCACCGTTATTCCGCGGCTGGTCAGTGCCATGAACCAAACATCCAAAACGGCGATCGAAGAAGAAGCCATGTATAACGCCATGACTCTGATGGGGGCAATCATCAACCTTCCGTGGGATGAAAACAATACTGAACACAATCAAATTTTGAACGTCGCACAAGGCAATCTTGCCTATGAATGCAATACCTCCAGCGGATACCGTATCGGCGGTTTTATCGGCGGACGAAACTGCATTCAACCGATCGGAATTGACTACAACGCCTCCTCTTTGGGACCGGAGGGGAGCGATATGAACGATATCGACGACTACACGCTTCCTATCGACGCAGACAGCAATTGTTCCCGAAATGCCGGAAAAATGCTCTATACGCTCACTCCGTCGGTTACTTATGTAGTCGACCCTTCACCGAGCGGAACAATGGTGCTTTATGATCTCAACACCAGCAATCAGGCATCCAGTAATACCAAACATGTAACGGTCAAAGTCGGCTATCATATCGACAACAAGCACAGCGGATGCATCAGCGTACTTGAATATCACGCTTTTAATATCGGTCAAATCCACATCAATTCACGTCCCTGGAACTGA
- a CDS encoding type II secretion system protein, with protein sequence MRRGYTLIEIIITVTIMGILSIGMFKAMQALTLRSEKAKALSTLSIDSQSALDQISVLLYNRIPMSVVGFDANETPPYQLLENVSGKTVLQWYGAASESYEAGEYSSFIDMNRSDFATKTLYTPETNLSSVLRTERIKWNDPTFDLSKMVLVFPGNTLNGYGITDSPANAITLTGTPPDTIYEKYSLADSAYALTRKEHVSSCFPNPAFDGNTLLLFYNYRPWKGEGFCDGNVTVLATGVNSFRAQMLNGTIRLAIDMNRSIRGSSTPVHLSKQKVVF encoded by the coding sequence ATGCGCCGCGGATATACCCTCATCGAAATTATCATTACCGTCACCATTATGGGGATACTTTCCATCGGTATGTTTAAAGCGATGCAGGCACTCACCCTGCGTTCCGAAAAAGCAAAAGCGCTCAGTACTCTTTCCATCGATTCTCAAAGCGCATTGGACCAAATCAGCGTCCTGCTTTATAACCGTATACCGATGTCGGTTGTCGGCTTTGATGCCAATGAAACGCCCCCCTATCAGCTACTGGAAAATGTATCGGGAAAAACGGTTCTTCAGTGGTACGGAGCGGCAAGCGAAAGCTATGAAGCGGGCGAATACAGTAGCTTTATCGATATGAACCGTTCTGATTTTGCTACAAAAACACTCTATACCCCTGAAACCAATCTCTCCTCCGTACTGAGGACTGAGCGGATAAAATGGAACGATCCGACATTCGACCTCTCAAAAATGGTATTGGTTTTCCCGGGGAATACCCTGAACGGATATGGGATAACCGACAGCCCCGCCAACGCTATCACCCTTACCGGAACACCCCCCGACACCATTTATGAAAAATACAGCCTTGCCGATTCGGCCTATGCGCTCACCCGAAAAGAGCATGTGTCCTCATGCTTTCCTAATCCTGCATTTGACGGCAATACCCTCTTGCTGTTTTACAATTATCGCCCATGGAAAGGGGAAGGTTTTTGCGATGGAAACGTAACGGTTCTTGCAACCGGCGTCAACTCTTTCCGTGCTCAAATGCTCAACGGTACGATCCGTCTGGCTATCGACATGAACCGCTCCATCCGCGGCAGCTCTACACCCGTTCATCTTTCCAAACAAAAGGTGGTGTTCTAA
- a CDS encoding type II secretion system protein, with protein sequence MKKAFSMLELIFVIVLMGVLSSIGFYMYRPNTALLDAQYALLKLKEARYRAIGYSALDPSGCVTLTKASLEEDTTTIRHDLKSAITHTAHNDTICFDALGRPHDMGFSIDLSTLAHSPIDIVFTEFSDNQKSSTIRLFPQSGYAIIVDKN encoded by the coding sequence ATGAAAAAAGCTTTTTCTATGCTGGAACTTATTTTTGTCATTGTTCTCATGGGGGTGCTCAGCAGTATCGGGTTTTACATGTATCGGCCCAATACCGCTTTACTGGATGCCCAATATGCCCTTCTCAAACTCAAAGAGGCCCGCTACCGTGCCATCGGGTATAGCGCTCTTGATCCATCCGGATGCGTTACCCTTACCAAAGCCTCTTTGGAAGAAGATACAACGACAATAAGACATGATTTAAAATCGGCCATAACCCATACCGCACATAACGATACGATTTGTTTCGATGCTCTCGGACGTCCTCATGATATGGGGTTTTCAATCGATTTGAGCACACTCGCGCATTCGCCGATCGATATCGTATTCACCGAATTTTCGGACAATCAGAAAAGCTCCACTATCCGCCTCTTTCCGCAGAGCGGATATGCTATAATAGTTGATAAGAATTAA
- a CDS encoding secretin N-terminal domain-containing protein produces the protein MKYILLIFLLLAGILQADNCTAKRFSLNAYQNHGSSLTLMDLLSDVAQTCNISVVFEDSRTRERLAQPLDMVNLNDYSLPELFSFIFDEHNLFYDYNPKTSVLKVSYYNTVNLNVDYINMDELTTQSVKSINVGVSSSVNNSTNSGTTTVGTNSGTNSSGSNNDSTTVTATSSFTFWNQLQEHIQQILKIDEEYSETYNKTLINRDATIVTVSGTKRQITNVEQYLAALKKRMHQQVMIEAHLIELTYNDYSSIGVNWSNFSLALNGSYTNSYNNIGTAHPVYSFGIDFNPTGLIDFLKQYGDVEVLSNPKVLTLSNQPAIINVGKQLSYLYQNGSIIGTTSTPTTVTNTLGSVFVGLTLNIIPEVSEDGYIIMRINPVSSELLSDSELSSSSSQTSQTQTDRVMPPDTRVKQMSSIVKVKDSQKVLIGGLIEKKNYKNQTKVPLLGDIPLFGKLFHNSTDTIRKSELFILITPILVKQDIFPSIDDALVKRTN, from the coding sequence ATGAAATATATCCTCTTAATTTTTTTACTCTTGGCAGGGATTCTTCAAGCCGACAACTGCACCGCAAAACGTTTTAGTCTGAACGCGTATCAAAATCACGGATCGTCGCTCACCTTGATGGATCTTTTAAGCGATGTCGCCCAAACATGTAATATCAGCGTCGTTTTTGAAGACAGCCGCACCCGTGAGCGGCTGGCACAGCCCTTAGACATGGTTAACCTAAACGATTATTCCCTCCCTGAACTTTTTTCCTTTATTTTCGACGAACACAACCTCTTTTACGATTACAATCCCAAAACATCGGTCCTAAAAGTCTCCTATTACAATACCGTCAATCTTAACGTCGACTACATCAATATGGACGAGCTGACAACCCAATCGGTCAAATCGATCAACGTAGGGGTCAGCTCAAGCGTCAATAACTCGACAAATTCCGGGACTACTACCGTCGGTACAAACTCCGGTACGAATAGTTCCGGTTCCAATAACGACTCCACTACGGTTACGGCAACATCCTCTTTCACGTTCTGGAATCAGTTGCAAGAGCATATTCAGCAAATTCTGAAAATTGATGAAGAGTACAGTGAAACGTACAATAAAACATTAATTAATCGTGACGCCACCATCGTCACTGTTTCAGGGACAAAACGACAGATTACGAACGTCGAACAATATCTTGCGGCACTTAAAAAACGGATGCACCAGCAGGTGATGATCGAAGCGCACCTCATCGAGCTCACCTATAACGACTACAGTTCAATCGGCGTCAACTGGAGCAATTTTTCTCTGGCACTCAACGGGAGCTACACCAACAGTTACAATAACATCGGAACGGCACACCCCGTTTACTCTTTCGGCATCGATTTCAACCCTACAGGGCTGATCGATTTTCTTAAACAATACGGCGATGTCGAAGTCCTCTCCAATCCGAAAGTATTAACGCTCAGCAATCAGCCCGCCATTATCAACGTCGGCAAACAGCTCAGCTATTTGTATCAAAACGGCAGTATCATCGGTACCACGTCGACGCCTACGACCGTCACCAATACGCTCGGATCGGTTTTTGTCGGACTTACCTTGAATATCATTCCCGAAGTGAGTGAAGACGGCTATATCATCATGCGGATCAATCCAGTATCCAGCGAATTGCTGAGTGATTCCGAGCTCAGCAGCTCTTCTTCGCAAACGTCCCAGACGCAGACAGACCGTGTTATGCCCCCCGATACCCGCGTCAAACAAATGAGCTCCATCGTCAAAGTCAAAGACTCTCAAAAAGTGCTTATCGGCGGATTGATTGAAAAGAAAAACTATAAAAATCAAACCAAAGTTCCACTATTGGGGGATATCCCCCTTTTTGGAAAATTGTTTCACAATAGCACCGATACGATTCGCAAAAGCGAACTTTTCATTCTCATTACCCCTATTCTTGTCAAACAGGATATTTTTCCGTCTATTGACGACGCACTTGTAAAACGGACAAATTAA
- a CDS encoding ATP-binding protein, whose product MSKWLEAADRFEERQESNDYFEMQSALEAIAKIENLLQSSFRQLLFLTGEPGSGKTFLLKLLCTRWSNQRHIIFLETPFMTPANLLHQLIRQKGSVPETQEIEQLRLQATELYKGTDHLILIDEAQLLSTEMREFIRMLSDTKVFWFLLAMHRSEGEAILRSPHFKSRPHRIIELFELTPVECKNYLHRELMKIDYSEIMDEFTPKLIAEAHRISGGNFRNFKKLLYHFFHLLHYTHIHKKTKYLRPSSCTVTMAGMSAELIND is encoded by the coding sequence ATGTCTAAATGGCTTGAAGCAGCAGATCGGTTTGAAGAGCGGCAAGAGAGCAATGACTATTTTGAAATGCAAAGTGCCCTTGAAGCGATCGCAAAAATTGAGAATCTGCTGCAGAGCAGTTTTCGTCAGCTACTCTTTCTGACCGGAGAACCCGGCAGCGGCAAAACATTTCTTCTGAAACTTCTTTGTACCCGATGGTCCAATCAGCGTCATATCATCTTTCTGGAAACGCCGTTTATGACCCCTGCCAATCTGCTCCATCAGCTTATTCGACAAAAAGGATCGGTCCCGGAAACGCAGGAGATCGAACAGCTTCGTCTTCAGGCAACCGAACTCTACAAAGGGACGGACCATCTGATACTCATCGACGAAGCACAATTGCTCAGTACCGAAATGAGAGAGTTCATCCGTATGCTGAGCGATACGAAAGTGTTTTGGTTTCTTCTGGCGATGCATCGGAGCGAGGGGGAGGCCATCTTGCGTTCCCCCCACTTTAAAAGCCGTCCGCACCGCATCATCGAGCTTTTTGAGCTTACCCCCGTTGAATGCAAGAATTATCTTCATCGGGAACTGATGAAAATCGATTATTCGGAAATCATGGATGAATTCACCCCGAAACTGATCGCCGAAGCACACCGCATCAGCGGCGGAAATTTTCGAAATTTCAAAAAGCTTTTATATCATTTTTTTCATTTGCTCCATTACACGCACATCCACAAAAAAACCAAATATCTCCGCCCGTCATCGTGTACCGTCACGATGGCAGGCATGAGTGCGGAGCTTATCAATGATTGA
- a CDS encoding GspE/PulE family protein — MIRQQIHLGDLLIQKGLISEKQLFHALDKQKESGFSKKLGEILVEEGYISQKEMAIVLSKQLNIEFIDLYGQKIDFRSLERFSFPLLLRANAIPFKEDDDYIYIATSDPLNYDDLELLERNVATKPIKIFLAFSSDIKHIFQRLEIIKKTDTIALEIKHEIHNESTKGNDSESSAVMQLIFLIIKDGILRRASDLHIEPDAQNMSVRTRVDGILQETFVFDLDIYTALISRIKLLGNLDISERRKAQDGRFSLQIGNSRYDFRLSSTPTLFGESIVMRILDQQKILMNLHELGFENKNLELFNEIIHSPFGIVLITGPTGSGKTTTLYAALNEIKSIENKVLTIEDPIEYQLPLVQQVQVNDRIGFGFNEALKSFLRQDPDIILIGEIRDFETLNSAAQASLTGHLVFSTLHTNDAPSAVGRMVQMGLQPYLIADSLVGIVAQRLVRKICPECKTEIKPHKNLLKRVENLISGDATFYTGKGCPKCSFTGYSGRTLISEILVLNEEISIMVSNGASKYDLAHYAQEHTGYEPMIIDGLNKVLQGITSLDEVLRITKER; from the coding sequence ATGATACGACAACAAATACATCTCGGAGATTTGTTGATACAAAAAGGGTTAATCAGCGAAAAACAGCTCTTTCATGCCCTCGATAAACAAAAAGAATCCGGATTTTCAAAGAAATTGGGGGAAATTCTTGTCGAGGAAGGGTATATTTCCCAAAAAGAGATGGCCATCGTTCTCTCAAAGCAGCTTAATATCGAATTTATCGATTTATACGGCCAAAAAATCGATTTTCGATCGTTGGAACGCTTTTCGTTTCCGCTGCTGCTTCGCGCCAACGCTATCCCGTTCAAAGAAGACGACGATTATATCTATATCGCAACATCCGACCCTCTAAACTACGATGATCTGGAACTTCTCGAACGCAATGTCGCGACCAAACCGATCAAAATATTTCTGGCATTCAGTTCCGATATCAAACATATTTTTCAGCGCCTCGAGATTATCAAAAAAACCGATACCATCGCTCTGGAAATCAAACATGAAATCCATAACGAGTCGACAAAAGGGAACGATTCCGAATCCAGCGCGGTCATGCAGCTGATCTTTCTCATTATCAAAGACGGTATTCTGCGACGCGCCAGCGACCTTCACATCGAACCCGATGCCCAAAACATGTCGGTACGAACACGTGTAGACGGGATACTTCAGGAAACCTTCGTCTTTGATCTGGATATCTATACGGCGCTCATTTCGCGGATAAAACTGCTGGGGAATCTCGATATATCCGAACGCCGCAAAGCGCAGGACGGAAGGTTCAGCCTCCAAATCGGAAACAGCCGATACGATTTTCGTCTCTCCAGCACCCCGACGCTGTTTGGCGAATCGATCGTTATGCGTATTCTTGACCAGCAAAAAATTCTCATGAATCTGCATGAACTCGGGTTTGAAAACAAGAATTTGGAACTTTTTAATGAAATCATCCATTCCCCGTTCGGTATTGTCCTGATTACGGGACCTACCGGAAGCGGAAAAACGACAACGCTTTATGCGGCCCTAAACGAAATCAAAAGTATTGAAAATAAAGTGTTGACCATTGAAGATCCGATTGAATATCAGCTCCCTCTCGTACAGCAGGTTCAGGTCAACGACCGGATCGGATTCGGCTTCAATGAAGCGCTCAAATCTTTTCTCCGTCAAGATCCTGACATTATTCTCATCGGAGAAATCCGGGATTTCGAAACGCTTAATTCTGCGGCTCAGGCATCACTTACGGGGCACCTTGTCTTTTCGACGCTGCATACCAATGATGCCCCGAGTGCTGTCGGACGGATGGTTCAAATGGGACTGCAACCCTATCTTATAGCCGATTCACTGGTCGGTATCGTTGCCCAAAGACTTGTCAGAAAAATATGTCCCGAGTGTAAAACGGAAATAAAACCCCATAAAAATCTCTTAAAAAGGGTGGAAAATCTGATCAGCGGCGACGCAACGTTTTATACGGGAAAAGGGTGCCCGAAATGTTCCTTCACGGGATACAGCGGACGTACCCTCATCTCTGAAATTTTGGTTCTGAACGAAGAAATTTCCATCATGGTATCCAACGGAGCATCCAAATACGACCTGGCACACTATGCCCAGGAACATACCGGATATGAACCGATGATCATTGACGGGCTCAATAAAGTACTGCAGGGTATCACATCCCTCGATGAAGTGCTGCGGATTACCAAGGAAAGATGA
- a CDS encoding type II secretion system F family protein, whose translation MKFFRIRYKIGKKKFSTAIEAINKIEALKKFRDQKLGVPQSIHEISEPLTFKYERYKNYFTDPIKNNRVKDEPYIAFLDQLSVMLDAGMPINICLADTVDNTEDPMLHAIFSEVLSNIESGQSLSFALSKYQTQLGKLTLSMFELGEQTGTLNIAIAKLSTIFQQIHNNRQMLKKATRYPLFIIIAMSIAFIIVITFIVPQFQTFFEQSGLELPFPTKILLWTEHAIRIYGPYILGLAVILSGLFNYAYSKIPSLRLKTDRYLLKVYIIGKVTHYAMIGRFIYLFDVLSEAGIPMNISLEIALGVVENSYMKQELEKIAAAIEDGRSLAQGFSETGLFEGMVIQMVKAGESSGSLGKMLEKINQVYANRYSYIVDNISVMIEPVLITAIAGFVLILALGIFLPMWSMVELAG comes from the coding sequence GTGAAATTTTTTAGAATTCGCTACAAAATCGGGAAAAAAAAGTTTTCTACGGCTATCGAAGCGATCAATAAAATTGAAGCCCTGAAAAAATTCCGGGATCAAAAGCTGGGTGTCCCCCAAAGTATTCACGAAATATCCGAACCGCTTACTTTTAAATATGAGCGGTATAAAAATTACTTCACCGATCCGATTAAAAACAACCGGGTAAAAGATGAGCCTTATATCGCTTTTCTCGATCAGCTCTCTGTCATGCTCGATGCCGGCATGCCGATTAACATCTGCTTGGCCGACACGGTGGACAATACCGAAGACCCTATGCTGCATGCCATATTTTCCGAAGTTTTGAGTAATATAGAAAGCGGTCAAAGCCTAAGTTTCGCACTCTCAAAATACCAAACACAGCTGGGAAAACTTACCCTTTCGATGTTTGAGTTAGGCGAACAGACGGGAACCCTGAATATCGCCATCGCAAAACTCTCCACTATTTTTCAACAAATACACAATAATCGTCAAATGCTCAAAAAAGCAACACGCTACCCCCTTTTTATTATCATTGCGATGTCGATAGCGTTTATCATCGTCATTACGTTCATTGTCCCCCAATTTCAAACTTTTTTTGAACAATCAGGACTCGAACTCCCTTTTCCGACGAAAATTCTTTTGTGGACCGAACATGCAATCCGTATCTACGGCCCCTATATTCTAGGTTTAGCAGTCATTTTGTCCGGTCTATTTAATTATGCCTATTCCAAAATCCCTTCTCTTCGGCTCAAAACCGACCGATACCTGCTGAAAGTCTATATAATAGGAAAAGTGACCCATTATGCCATGATCGGACGTTTCATCTATCTTTTTGATGTTTTGAGTGAAGCCGGAATCCCTATGAATATCTCCCTAGAGATTGCCCTGGGTGTAGTCGAAAACAGCTATATGAAGCAAGAACTTGAAAAAATAGCCGCGGCGATCGAAGACGGACGCTCTCTCGCACAAGGTTTCAGCGAAACCGGACTATTTGAGGGGATGGTAATCCAAATGGTCAAAGCCGGCGAGAGCAGCGGATCATTAGGGAAAATGTTGGAGAAAATCAATCAGGTATATGCCAACCGATATTCGTATATCGTCGATAATATTTCCGTCATGATTGAACCTGTACTGATCACGGCTATTGCGGGATTCGTGTTGATTTTAGCCTTAGGAATTTTTTTGCCGATGTGGTCTATGGTAGAATTGGCGGGATAG
- the murG gene encoding undecaprenyldiphospho-muramoylpentapeptide beta-N-acetylglucosaminyltransferase: MNLIFTGGGTGGHLVIALSLAETARSRGHTVMFIGSTSGQDRQWFANSTLFDEVHFLETTGVVNKSGFGKLAALWKVFKALLKSRSLIRSFHADAVVSVGGFSAAPASMAAVVSGTPLYIHEQNAVTGKLNRLLRPYARAFFSSYEEGDNHCDYPVNPRYFENARIRSEVKTVIFLGGSQGAKFINDLALEIAPWLHDKGIHIIHQCGLKEEDRVRAAYHEFGIEAEVYGFTTQIAELCERSDFAVSRSGASTLWELCAAKIPAFFIPFPYAAADHQYHNARYIIDHNAGWCERQSEGIILKLQEAIQSDIRAKSEALGKLIASNGAAHIIEKIEKDI; the protein is encoded by the coding sequence ATGAATCTTATATTTACCGGCGGCGGTACCGGAGGACATTTGGTTATTGCCCTCTCCTTGGCGGAGACGGCACGCTCACGCGGTCATACTGTGATGTTTATCGGTTCAACGTCGGGGCAGGACCGTCAATGGTTTGCCAATAGTACTCTATTTGACGAAGTTCATTTTTTGGAGACGACGGGTGTCGTTAATAAATCGGGGTTCGGAAAGCTCGCAGCGCTTTGGAAAGTGTTTAAAGCCCTTCTAAAATCACGTTCGCTGATCCGCTCTTTTCATGCCGATGCTGTGGTAAGCGTCGGAGGGTTTTCAGCCGCACCGGCGTCAATGGCGGCGGTGGTCTCGGGGACCCCTTTGTATATCCATGAACAAAACGCGGTGACGGGAAAGTTGAATCGGCTCCTCCGCCCGTACGCAAGAGCGTTTTTCAGCTCTTACGAAGAGGGGGACAATCATTGCGATTACCCCGTCAATCCTCGTTATTTCGAGAATGCCCGCATCCGAAGCGAGGTTAAAACCGTCATTTTCTTAGGGGGATCGCAGGGGGCTAAATTTATCAACGATTTGGCGCTTGAAATCGCCCCTTGGCTTCATGATAAAGGGATACACATTATCCATCAGTGCGGATTAAAAGAGGAAGATCGGGTACGCGCGGCGTATCATGAGTTCGGGATTGAGGCTGAAGTGTACGGCTTTACGACGCAGATCGCCGAGCTGTGTGAACGGAGTGATTTTGCGGTGAGCCGTTCGGGTGCAAGTACGTTGTGGGAACTGTGTGCGGCAAAAATCCCCGCATTTTTTATCCCGTTTCCGTATGCGGCAGCCGATCATCAATACCACAATGCCCGTTACATTATCGATCATAATGCCGGATGGTGCGAACGCCAAAGCGAGGGAATAATCCTCAAACTTCAAGAAGCGATTCAAAGCGATATCAGGGCGAAAAGCGAAGCGTTAGGAAAATTGATCGCATCCAACGGTGCGGCGCATATCATCGAAAAGATTGAAAAAGATATCTGA
- a CDS encoding FtsW/RodA/SpoVE family cell cycle protein encodes MPDKKLFLLTTALITIGVICSYTLTAYTVVLFEYNSFHFVMRELIVAMISILIMWMLAQLDPDVWLHRLGLSLFFGGVVLMLVMPFLPASLVSEVGGAKRWIRLFGFSLAPVEFFKVGFVYFLAWSFSRKLGHHANMGIMEEFKRVAPYAAIFLLVMFLIAFLQNDLGQVIVLALTLAFMLFFAGSSFRFFMTLILGALASFIFLIVTSEHRINRILSWWASAQNTILAFFPESIARHLRIDNAEEAYQIGHSLNAIHNGGLFGTGLGGGTFKLGFLSEVHTDFVLAGIAEEFGFLGVFIVTVIFILLLQRLFKIANRSHNDTAYLFSLGVGLLITFAFIINAYGISGLTPIKGISVPFLSYGGSAMMASSVGIGMVLMVSKKIHHKIDPKKHVPKQGHYTAQGSVPYHESAEMTRSNHSHTSLEESQR; translated from the coding sequence ATGCCGGATAAAAAATTATTTCTTTTGACAACCGCACTGATTACGATAGGGGTCATTTGTTCATACACACTGACGGCCTATACCGTCGTGTTATTTGAATACAACAGCTTCCATTTCGTCATGCGTGAACTGATCGTTGCGATGATTTCTATTCTCATCATGTGGATGCTTGCCCAGCTCGATCCCGACGTTTGGCTCCACCGATTAGGGCTCTCTTTATTTTTCGGAGGGGTTGTTTTGATGCTGGTCATGCCGTTTCTTCCCGCATCTTTGGTGAGCGAAGTAGGAGGGGCCAAACGGTGGATCAGACTCTTCGGTTTCTCGCTGGCTCCGGTAGAGTTTTTTAAAGTCGGATTTGTTTACTTTTTGGCGTGGAGTTTTTCGCGTAAACTCGGTCACCATGCGAACATGGGAATTATGGAAGAGTTTAAACGGGTAGCCCCATATGCGGCTATCTTTCTACTGGTCATGTTTTTGATTGCATTTTTGCAAAACGATTTGGGGCAGGTTATCGTTTTGGCTCTGACGTTGGCTTTTATGCTCTTTTTTGCCGGGAGCAGTTTTCGCTTTTTTATGACACTTATTTTGGGTGCTTTGGCATCGTTTATTTTTCTGATCGTCACCTCTGAACACCGGATTAACCGTATTTTATCGTGGTGGGCATCGGCTCAAAATACTATTCTTGCTTTTTTCCCCGAATCGATTGCCAGACATTTGCGGATTGATAATGCCGAAGAGGCGTATCAGATCGGCCATTCGCTTAATGCGATCCATAACGGCGGTCTTTTCGGTACGGGATTGGGGGGCGGAACCTTTAAACTGGGGTTTTTGAGTGAAGTGCATACCGACTTTGTCCTAGCGGGGATTGCCGAAGAGTTCGGTTTTCTCGGTGTTTTTATCGTGACGGTGATTTTTATACTGCTGCTTCAGCGCCTTTTTAAAATAGCCAACCGTTCCCATAACGATACGGCCTATCTTTTTAGCTTGGGAGTAGGTTTGCTGATCACCTTTGCCTTTATCATCAATGCATACGGAATCAGCGGATTGACGCCGATTAAAGGGATATCCGTTCCGTTTTTGAGTTACGGAGGTTCGGCGATGATGGCGTCATCCGTCGGGATCGGTATGGTTTTGATGGTCTCCAAAAAAATTCATCATAAAATCGATCCTAAAAAACATGTCCCTAAACAGGGACATTACACTGCGCAAGGCTCTGTTCCTTATCATGAAAGCGCAGAGATGACAAGATCAAATCACAGCCATACGTCATTGGAGGAGAGTCAAAGATGA
- the flgB gene encoding flagellar basal body rod protein FlgB, with protein MGIKVSRAHDLMQNAMDYRAARQDMISGNIANADTPFYRPRDISFEDTLAQKSAQIFGDKSQTLKMAHTNGAHLDGIDAASSAPTMFFRDGHMARNDGNSVDLDVESTEMAKNSTMFNALTAALKKDSALFKSVIDASSKTS; from the coding sequence ATGGGAATAAAGGTTTCACGCGCACATGATTTGATGCAAAACGCTATGGATTACCGTGCGGCGCGCCAGGATATGATATCCGGAAACATCGCCAATGCCGATACCCCTTTCTATCGTCCCCGTGACATCAGTTTCGAAGATACACTGGCGCAAAAGAGTGCCCAAATCTTCGGCGATAAATCGCAAACGCTTAAAATGGCCCACACCAACGGTGCCCACCTCGACGGAATCGATGCGGCTTCTTCAGCCCCGACCATGTTTTTTAGAGACGGGCATATGGCACGCAATGACGGAAACAGTGTCGATTTGGATGTAGAATCGACCGAAATGGCAAAAAACTCTACGATGTTTAATGCCCTCACCGCAGCACTTAAAAAAGATTCCGCTTTGTTCAAAAGCGTCATAGACGCTTCGAGCAAAACGTCGTAA
- the flgC gene encoding flagellar basal body rod protein FlgC — MAFLNSFDISGYGLSAQRVRVNTISANIANAQTTRTNEGGPYRRQEVIFKAIDFNKVYNKALENETSALEYSDPLKEGLAGLKPNPAIMSVVVDKISRDDKAPKMKFDPSHPDADANGYVAYPNINPVVEMADLVEATRSYQANVAAFESAKNMAGSAISILQN; from the coding sequence ATGGCATTCTTAAACAGCTTTGATATCAGCGGTTACGGGCTCTCCGCACAACGTGTCCGTGTCAACACCATCAGTGCCAACATTGCCAATGCCCAGACGACCCGAACCAATGAGGGCGGCCCTTACCGTCGTCAAGAAGTCATTTTTAAAGCGATTGATTTTAATAAAGTGTATAATAAAGCATTGGAAAACGAAACGTCCGCCCTGGAGTACAGTGACCCCTTAAAAGAGGGATTGGCTGGGCTCAAACCGAATCCGGCCATCATGAGCGTTGTCGTTGACAAAATCAGCCGTGATGACAAGGCGCCGAAGATGAAATTTGACCCTTCGCACCCCGATGCGGATGCAAACGGATACGTTGCCTATCCGAATATTAATCCTGTCGTCGAAATGGCCGATTTAGTCGAAGCAACACGTTCGTATCAAGCAAACGTTGCCGCATTCGAAAGTGCCAAAAATATGGCCGGTAGTGCAATCAGCATTTTGCAGAACTAA